The genomic window CCGGCCCCTGCTGGTCATGGGTCCGCTGCCGTCCGGATCCCCCTTCTGGGAGGGCCTGCGCAGCCTGGGTCCCCCCTGCCTGGATCCCAAGGAGAGCGTGCGATTCATGGACTGCGGCAGCCCCTACGGAGATCTGCTGGCGGGCCTGTCCGGAAATTTCCGCCACAACCTGAACACCGCCCGGAAGCGGCTGGCAGGCCTTGCCGACGTCCACTTCGTCATCGCCCGCGAACCGCGGGAGCTGGAGCGGGAATTCAGCACCTTCCTGGAGGTGGAGGCCTCCAGTTGGAAAGGCGCCGCCGGAACCGCCGTGAAGTTCCGCCGCAGGCAGCCCGCCTTCTTCGCGGCCCTGGCCGGAACGCTGCGGGGGGAGACCGACCGGTTCGAAATCCACGCGCTGTACGCCGAAGGACGCTGCCTGGCCTCGATCCTGGGCACCCGGACGGGGGCGGTCTTCTCGGCCCTCAAGACCGCCTACGATCCCGCCTTCGCCCGGGTTTCCTCCGGGCAGGTGCTCCTCGCGCGCGTCATCGAGCTCTGCTGCGCGGACCCTGGGATCCAGCGCCTCGACCTGGTGAGCGATGCGCCGTGGCTGCGCGGGTGGCGCACGGAGCAGGTGACGCTGCAACTGGCGTACGTGGGCACCGGAGGCTGGCGGGGCCGGCTGCTCACCGCCCTGCTCAAGCTGCGGTTCGGCCCGGTGCGCAGGTTGGCGCGCTGGCTGCGGGAACGGAAGGCGCTCAGCCGAATTCCGCTGTGAGCAGGTCGCGAACCTTCCCCCGCTCGCCCCGTTCCACATCCACCAGCTCCAGGTCCGCGATGGCCTCCAGGCGCTCCCGCCGGTCCAGGAAGCGGGACGGGTTCCGGGGATCCCGTCCTTCGCGGTAGGTGCTGGGCCGGAAGTCGGCCACGGGGTCGCCCACCCGCAAGCCGCCCAGGTGGTCCTTCCGCACGAAGAAGGCGTTCAGGCCCGCCTTGTTGGACCCCACGAAGGCGTAGCCCTTGCTTTCCGCCAGCAGGCACAGGGCCCGAAGCGAGGCCCCCCAGTAGGCGTGGCTGCCGTCCCAGACGCGGCCGGCGTCGTAGGGCACGGTCACGGCGCGGTGGGCGCCGAAGAGGTTGTTGTATTCGCACACCACGATGACCGGGGCCACCACGTCGATGGCCTCCCAGACCCAGTAGTCGTTCCCGTCGATGTCCACGCTGAGCAGGCCGATCGGCCCTTCCAGCCCCCCTCCGCGGATGAGGTCGTTGATGTTCTCCCTGGAGATCCAGGCGGCGACGGGGTTCAGGGTGTGCCGGGGGAACAGGGGACTGGCCCTGATGCGTTCCACATTCCGGGGCGAGCCGTCGATGACCAGGCCCGACCAGCCGTCGTTCTGCATGAGGAAGCGGGTGTTGCTCTGCTGGTAGTCCTCCACCCCGAATTCCACGAAGGTCCGCTCGCGCACGCCCGTCTTGGCCACCAGGAACTGGAGGATGCCGTCCTCCCCCCACTGGGAGAAGCACCTGAACTCGGCGTCCTGGATGTTGGCGTCCACGGGAAGCGCCACGACCATCCGGGCCGCCGTGTTCCCCTGGAGGGCGAGCTGCTGCTCCGACGTGATCCACATGGCTTCCACCATGTTCCGGACGCTCCGGGCGGAACGGTAGCCGCGCGCCTTCAGGAAGTGGCGCATCCTGCGTTCGCATTCCTTCACCCAACCCATGCCGACTCCTGTAGTAACGGTTATCGCAAGCTTGCGGGGCCGACCGGAATTTGCCAACATTTATCTTCACCCCGATTCTTGAGGAATCCATGGAAATCCGGCGCGCCGCCAAGGCGGACCTTCCCTCCATCACGGCCCTGGCGGCCGGTTTCAGGGACCACCTCGGCCGGTCCGGACCCAGCGACGCCCAGTTCGCCGAGAGCATCGCCCGGCTCCTGGATTCGGAGGACGCGGAGTTCTGCCTCGCCCAGGAAGGGCAGGTCCCGGTCGGCTACGTCCTGCTTCGGTACCGCCATTCCATGTGGGCCGGAGGCACCGAAGCCACCCTCGAGGACCTGTTCGTGGACCCCGGTGCCCGCAGG from Geothrix sp. 21YS21S-2 includes these protein-coding regions:
- a CDS encoding GNAT family N-acetyltransferase translates to MVITDMEIRDYRPGTRAAVWEIQEFRGRAGLERLEGDWRRIWAGLPLRTSFMSFEACAAHVDHIMGDPDQLRCLALGDGREVRGICLLEPRMDMRLGMPVPTWGVLWLKHSHQADVLCTDDEARRRFLPALAAHVRREPEGRPLLVMGPLPSGSPFWEGLRSLGPPCLDPKESVRFMDCGSPYGDLLAGLSGNFRHNLNTARKRLAGLADVHFVIAREPRELEREFSTFLEVEASSWKGAAGTAVKFRRRQPAFFAALAGTLRGETDRFEIHALYAEGRCLASILGTRTGAVFSALKTAYDPAFARVSSGQVLLARVIELCCADPGIQRLDLVSDAPWLRGWRTEQVTLQLAYVGTGGWRGRLLTALLKLRFGPVRRLARWLRERKALSRIPL
- a CDS encoding GNAT family N-acetyltransferase, whose protein sequence is MEIRRAAKADLPSITALAAGFRDHLGRSGPSDAQFAESIARLLDSEDAEFCLAQEGQVPVGYVLLRYRHSMWAGGTEATLEDLFVDPGARRAGAGRALVEAALGMARERSCASVCLDTNENNAASTAIYAKLGFNAFSKRWNGRQVFYRLNF